A genomic window from Rhodopirellula islandica includes:
- a CDS encoding prepilin-type N-terminal cleavage/methylation domain-containing protein — MTQRAGFTLLEMLLTLALSVVLMGLISGAINFYAREMDNAEQQFREAQLASALLQLIEDDLRMTLVTRPVSTEALSEVLAAAAAPLESLGLTSTDEESDDSLPPSDPDTLNDDPALMTDSSLVTGVVLQSPGLIGNETQLQIDVSRLPSLEQAAIDPDLAITSGVDLLDRPSDIKTISYFVQMAGSFGIQDAMQQLAAADENAATQPASTGGGLVRRQLDRAISVQALSTGGSSRLDQTGEVIAPEVVAIGFEYYDGVNWLPQYNTDETGYLPLAIRVRLQLAPTAMPGAASPDSISTGSLDLTEGRLFTHVIRLPMSFPEDGEALLAEQEAASTAETPDVVAE, encoded by the coding sequence ATCACGCAGCGGGCTGGGTTCACTTTGCTGGAAATGCTGTTGACGCTGGCGCTGAGCGTGGTGTTGATGGGCCTGATCAGCGGTGCGATCAACTTTTACGCTCGCGAAATGGACAACGCAGAACAGCAGTTCCGCGAAGCTCAGCTGGCCTCCGCGTTGTTGCAACTCATCGAAGACGATTTGCGGATGACCTTGGTCACGCGTCCCGTTTCCACCGAAGCGTTGTCGGAGGTGTTGGCTGCGGCCGCGGCTCCGCTGGAGAGTCTTGGGCTCACTTCGACTGACGAAGAATCGGACGATTCGCTGCCCCCCAGCGATCCTGACACGCTCAATGATGATCCCGCGTTGATGACCGACAGCAGCTTGGTGACCGGCGTGGTTTTGCAGTCACCGGGTTTGATCGGCAACGAGACTCAGTTGCAAATCGATGTCAGTCGTTTGCCCAGTTTGGAACAGGCGGCAATTGATCCTGATTTGGCGATCACGTCGGGCGTTGACCTGTTGGATCGCCCCAGTGATATCAAAACCATCAGTTACTTCGTGCAGATGGCTGGCTCGTTCGGCATCCAAGATGCAATGCAGCAGTTGGCCGCTGCGGATGAAAACGCAGCGACCCAGCCGGCTTCCACCGGTGGCGGTTTGGTGCGTCGGCAATTGGATCGTGCAATCAGTGTGCAAGCCTTGTCGACCGGCGGTTCCTCTCGATTGGATCAAACCGGTGAAGTGATTGCACCCGAAGTCGTTGCGATCGGATTCGAGTACTACGACGGGGTGAACTGGTTGCCGCAGTACAACACCGATGAAACCGGTTACTTGCCGCTGGCCATTCGCGTTCGTTTGCAACTGGCACCGACAGCGATGCCCGGCGCAGCGTCCCCTGATTCGATCAGCACCGGTTCTCTCGATCTCACGGAAGGACGTCTTTTCACGCATGTGATTCGTCTTCCGATGTCATTCCCCGAAGACGGTGAAGCCTTGCTCGCAGAGCAGGAAGCCGCCAGCACTGCGGAGACACCCGATGTCGTCGCTGAATGA
- a CDS encoding type II secretion system protein has translation MSDRVPVRSSLFRSVNPLRRGFSLLEMMLSLAILGVSLGILAQIAGTGTDAAREARDLSQARLIASSKMSELLVSASTGVSPAATPAMPVESMDTDASTIFQVQIDVVPAPMEGMLAVRVSVEALDPDGGPSLATYSLTRWMIDPLLGLKELAEEEAALREEAASAESTSIE, from the coding sequence GTGAGTGATCGAGTCCCTGTTCGTTCATCGCTCTTCCGTTCGGTCAATCCGCTCCGCCGCGGATTCTCGTTGCTGGAGATGATGTTGTCGCTGGCGATTTTGGGGGTCTCGCTCGGGATTCTCGCTCAGATCGCCGGGACTGGAACCGATGCGGCGCGCGAAGCCCGTGACCTCAGCCAAGCTCGGCTGATCGCATCAAGCAAAATGTCGGAGCTCCTGGTTTCGGCTTCGACCGGGGTGTCACCCGCAGCCACCCCCGCGATGCCGGTGGAGTCGATGGACACCGACGCGTCGACCATCTTTCAGGTGCAGATCGATGTGGTCCCGGCTCCCATGGAAGGCATGTTGGCGGTGCGCGTGAGTGTGGAAGCATTGGATCCCGATGGTGGGCCATCGCTGGCAACTTATTCGCTGACCCGCTGGATGATTGACCCCTTGTTGGGACTGAAAGAATTGGCGGAAGAAGAAGCCGCGTTGCGAGAGGAGGCGGCCAGTGCCGAATCAACTTCCATTGAATAG
- the infB gene encoding translation initiation factor IF-2, with protein MPVRIYALAKELNLDSKELVDVVKKAGITGKGSALASLSDEEAQQVRGHLAGSAAKSESKPKVAPPQKDTPTAPVAPVRDLSGTTGRKPSSISVGRPSKPAEASESPAPVAPVRDGGRPVGKPAPIVRTPKLAAAPEATTPEPPAPENSPKPEIRLPKTGGVGTGMASPSGRGIGMGAKSDGPSTKPASAPTAKPAAKSDAGERKAPEQPKREAAASASDDDGSSNKGGGLASRIAGRMGNNSSGRVVPNTPGSPLSAVRRDPVAAGGKMRSLDRSRNRPEDAGKPVEAGKSKKREPRIKVNLAQLPSAPAKPTAPVGGSGPAAQKPDIKLTRDVIEGHKQGMKAPLARLEQDEADKKRVKKAGEGSVGVVGRGKRVAEEDEKPKKKGLAGMASARAERQRGGGGRRIIGSDGGDRHHYRRSRPRIRRKGVNTAAPRKEKVQIELPCTVRNFCEGSGLSVADVMRTLMGMGMMVNINADIDFETAELLATEHDLDIELKAAESLEQELITEIEEIEDKPETLIARPPVVTFLGHVDHGKTSLLDHLVGINVVKGEAGGITQHIRAYKIDNNGHPVTFVDTPGHEAFTEMRARGANVTDIAVLVVAADDGIMPQTEEAISHAKAAEVPIVVALNKIDLEGVDANRVMTQLTEHQLTPSEWGGDVEIVRTSATQGIGMEELLETLLTIAELNEYSANPDRSALGVCLESEQQGDRGVVAKMIVQNGTLRVGDILVCGPAHGRVRAMQDTLTGKPILEAGPSTPVSLMGLDTPPGAGDRFHVLKDISQAREIASAREGESSRQSLSGITTKVSFDSFQEMLEGGKLGTSADTVKLNLIIRADARGSLEAIDKELSKFDHPEVQIRVLQRSVGGITLADATLASASDAVILGFNVIPDEKARSLADERGVEIRRYDVIYKLTDDIRALIEGRLKPEERVVELGRALVKQVFSISRIGTIAGCYVAQGSIQRNCRIRVNRDGRTIGDYQLDTLRRIKEDVKEVPRGMECGIRLQGFNDIKQDDVLEAYKIEEVARKLD; from the coding sequence GTGCCAGTACGCATTTACGCGCTCGCCAAAGAACTGAATCTCGACAGCAAAGAACTCGTTGATGTGGTTAAAAAAGCCGGCATCACGGGCAAAGGTTCCGCGCTGGCCAGCCTCTCGGATGAAGAGGCCCAGCAAGTACGAGGTCATCTCGCCGGTTCCGCAGCGAAATCTGAATCGAAACCTAAAGTTGCGCCCCCCCAGAAGGACACGCCCACGGCTCCCGTCGCACCCGTTCGAGATTTGAGCGGAACGACCGGTCGAAAGCCATCGTCCATCAGTGTGGGTCGCCCTTCCAAACCTGCGGAGGCTAGCGAAAGTCCCGCTCCTGTGGCGCCCGTTCGCGACGGCGGCCGTCCGGTTGGCAAACCCGCGCCGATCGTTCGCACGCCCAAGTTGGCGGCCGCACCGGAAGCGACGACTCCCGAGCCACCAGCTCCTGAGAACTCGCCCAAACCTGAGATTCGACTGCCGAAAACCGGCGGTGTCGGAACCGGGATGGCATCGCCGAGTGGACGTGGGATCGGGATGGGGGCCAAGTCAGACGGGCCTTCAACCAAACCCGCTTCGGCACCCACAGCGAAACCGGCGGCCAAGTCGGACGCGGGTGAGCGAAAGGCTCCCGAACAACCCAAACGCGAAGCTGCTGCTTCCGCGTCGGACGACGATGGGTCGTCCAACAAGGGTGGTGGATTGGCCAGTCGCATCGCGGGACGGATGGGCAACAACTCGTCCGGTCGTGTGGTTCCGAACACTCCTGGATCGCCTCTCTCGGCCGTTCGACGGGACCCCGTCGCGGCTGGTGGCAAGATGCGATCGCTGGACCGTTCTCGAAATCGTCCCGAAGATGCTGGTAAACCAGTGGAGGCCGGGAAATCCAAGAAACGTGAACCACGGATCAAGGTGAATCTGGCTCAATTGCCAAGTGCACCTGCCAAACCCACCGCTCCGGTGGGAGGCTCCGGCCCGGCAGCTCAGAAACCCGATATCAAGCTGACTCGCGACGTCATCGAAGGCCACAAGCAGGGCATGAAGGCTCCGCTTGCTCGCCTCGAGCAGGACGAAGCGGACAAAAAGCGTGTGAAGAAGGCTGGCGAAGGCAGCGTCGGAGTTGTCGGCCGCGGGAAACGCGTCGCCGAAGAAGACGAAAAGCCAAAGAAAAAGGGATTGGCCGGCATGGCCAGTGCCCGTGCCGAACGTCAGCGTGGCGGCGGAGGCCGGCGGATCATCGGTTCCGATGGCGGCGATCGCCATCACTACCGACGTTCGCGTCCTCGGATCCGTCGCAAGGGTGTCAACACCGCTGCACCTCGGAAAGAGAAGGTCCAGATCGAGTTGCCGTGTACCGTTCGCAATTTCTGCGAAGGATCCGGGTTGAGTGTCGCCGACGTGATGCGAACCCTGATGGGCATGGGAATGATGGTCAACATCAATGCTGACATCGATTTCGAAACCGCCGAGTTGTTGGCCACGGAACACGATCTCGACATCGAGTTGAAGGCCGCTGAATCGCTCGAGCAAGAGTTGATCACGGAAATCGAAGAGATCGAAGACAAGCCGGAAACCCTGATCGCTCGTCCTCCAGTGGTGACTTTCCTTGGTCACGTCGATCACGGAAAAACCAGTCTGCTGGATCACTTGGTCGGCATCAACGTCGTCAAAGGCGAGGCAGGTGGTATCACCCAGCACATCCGTGCCTACAAGATTGACAACAACGGTCACCCGGTGACCTTCGTGGACACACCTGGTCACGAAGCGTTCACGGAAATGCGTGCTCGTGGTGCCAACGTCACTGACATCGCTGTTTTGGTGGTGGCTGCCGACGACGGAATCATGCCGCAAACCGAAGAAGCGATCAGTCACGCGAAAGCGGCTGAGGTGCCGATCGTGGTTGCACTGAATAAGATTGACCTCGAAGGTGTCGATGCCAACCGCGTCATGACTCAACTGACCGAACACCAACTCACCCCGAGTGAATGGGGCGGCGATGTCGAAATCGTTCGCACCAGTGCCACACAAGGCATCGGGATGGAAGAGTTGTTGGAAACGTTGTTGACCATCGCTGAACTGAACGAGTACTCCGCTAACCCGGATCGTTCGGCCTTGGGTGTGTGCTTGGAATCAGAGCAGCAGGGCGACCGCGGTGTGGTTGCAAAGATGATCGTCCAAAACGGAACACTCCGCGTCGGCGACATTCTGGTTTGCGGTCCGGCACACGGTCGGGTCCGAGCCATGCAAGACACGTTGACCGGCAAGCCGATTCTCGAGGCTGGTCCCAGCACTCCCGTGAGCTTGATGGGATTGGACACGCCGCCCGGTGCGGGCGACCGTTTCCACGTTCTCAAGGACATCTCGCAGGCACGCGAAATCGCGAGTGCTCGAGAAGGGGAATCCAGTCGACAGAGTTTGTCTGGAATCACCACCAAGGTCAGCTTCGACTCGTTCCAGGAAATGCTGGAAGGTGGCAAACTTGGCACCTCCGCTGACACCGTGAAGCTGAATTTGATCATCCGAGCAGACGCTCGCGGATCACTGGAAGCAATCGACAAAGAGCTGAGCAAATTCGATCACCCCGAAGTTCAGATTCGAGTTTTGCAACGCAGTGTTGGTGGCATCACCTTGGCCGACGCGACGCTCGCCAGTGCTTCTGACGCAGTGATCTTGGGCTTCAACGTCATCCCGGATGAAAAGGCTCGATCGCTGGCCGACGAACGCGGTGTTGAAATTCGTCGTTACGACGTGATTTACAAGCTGACCGATGACATACGTGCTTTGATCGAAGGACGCTTGAAACCAGAAGAACGCGTGGTCGAACTCGGCCGTGCCCTGGTCAAGCAAGTCTTCTCAATCAGCCGAATTGGAACGATTGCAGGGTGCTATGTCGCACAAGGTTCGATTCAGCGGAATTGCCGCATTCGAGTCAACCGAGACGGACGTACCATTGGCGATTATCAACTCGACACGCTTCGTCGGATCAAGGAAGACGTCAAGGAAGTTCCCCGCGGCATGGAATGCGGTATTCGTCTTCAAGGCTTCAACGACATCAAGCAGGACGATGTTTTGGAAGCTTACAAGATCGAAGAAGTCGCTCGAAAACTCGATTGA
- the nusA gene encoding transcription termination factor NusA, producing MNPQDILRYVDSLHRDKNIDPELLFQAIESALQSAAKKQYGEESDVIVSISRDNGAIAATLAGEPLGDDQIGRIGAQTAKQVIIQKVREAERDALMLEYRDQIGEIVSGMIGRADGGVATVNLGNVEAILPRSEQIPGESLHANERVRAIVFEVRPSGGNRVRVVLSRTRPQFVQRLFEQEIPELSDGVIAIKSISREPGYRSKVAVSSEDQQIDPISVCVGYRGSRIKAVREELAGEHIDVVRYDSDPEVLIPNALQPAEVDQVLLCDMIGRAIVLVQEDQLSLAIGRRGQNVRLASKLCGWDIEIMTNGELEEQIERAVGGFSQIPGITEEIAQALVEQGYLSYDDLSVIEPDLFMEMSGLSEADVDRIVETAEANAEEAEKAAAEERRVRRDQERTEKKAPAPAASEAPAEEPPAEPVSEDNADTENTESESSEAAEGKQPAAEEEADSPEASSDGEAPTEESPAEEAVEEASGELADESSESETQEIETESEESEPVAETIESSEAESNKQEG from the coding sequence ATGAATCCGCAAGACATTTTGCGATACGTCGATTCGCTGCATCGCGATAAAAACATCGACCCCGAACTTCTGTTCCAGGCGATTGAGTCGGCGCTTCAGAGCGCTGCGAAGAAACAATACGGTGAAGAATCCGACGTGATCGTTTCGATCAGTCGCGACAACGGTGCCATCGCCGCGACGTTGGCAGGTGAGCCTCTCGGTGACGATCAAATCGGCCGAATTGGTGCTCAGACTGCCAAGCAAGTCATCATTCAAAAGGTCCGCGAAGCAGAACGCGATGCGTTGATGCTGGAGTACCGTGACCAGATCGGTGAGATCGTCAGCGGAATGATCGGTCGTGCCGATGGTGGTGTGGCCACCGTCAATTTGGGAAATGTCGAAGCCATTCTCCCACGCAGTGAACAGATTCCTGGCGAAAGCCTGCACGCCAACGAACGCGTTCGTGCGATTGTTTTCGAGGTCCGTCCCTCGGGTGGCAACCGTGTTCGCGTCGTGCTGTCTCGAACTCGGCCGCAGTTTGTGCAGCGTTTGTTTGAGCAAGAAATTCCGGAGTTGAGCGATGGCGTGATTGCGATCAAGTCCATCTCTCGCGAGCCTGGTTACCGCAGCAAGGTTGCCGTCAGCAGCGAAGATCAGCAGATCGATCCGATCAGTGTCTGCGTCGGTTATCGCGGCAGTCGCATCAAAGCGGTTCGTGAAGAATTGGCCGGTGAGCACATTGACGTGGTCCGCTACGACAGCGACCCGGAGGTGCTGATTCCCAACGCCTTGCAGCCCGCGGAAGTCGATCAAGTTCTGTTGTGCGACATGATTGGTCGCGCGATCGTATTGGTTCAAGAAGACCAACTTTCGCTCGCCATCGGTCGTCGTGGACAGAATGTCCGCCTGGCCAGCAAGCTCTGCGGTTGGGACATCGAAATCATGACCAACGGCGAGCTCGAAGAGCAGATCGAACGTGCGGTGGGTGGTTTCAGTCAGATTCCAGGGATCACCGAAGAGATTGCTCAAGCGTTGGTTGAGCAAGGTTATTTGTCATACGATGACTTGTCCGTGATTGAGCCCGACCTGTTCATGGAAATGAGCGGTTTGAGCGAAGCGGATGTCGACCGGATCGTCGAGACGGCGGAAGCCAACGCGGAAGAGGCTGAAAAAGCCGCCGCGGAAGAGCGTCGTGTTCGAAGAGACCAAGAGCGGACCGAAAAGAAAGCTCCTGCACCAGCAGCCAGCGAAGCTCCGGCGGAAGAACCGCCGGCGGAACCAGTATCCGAGGACAACGCCGACACAGAAAACACTGAATCAGAGAGTTCCGAAGCCGCGGAAGGTAAACAGCCTGCCGCCGAGGAGGAAGCTGATTCTCCGGAGGCTAGCTCCGATGGAGAGGCCCCCACTGAAGAAAGCCCCGCTGAAGAAGCAGTCGAAGAAGCTTCTGGGGAGCTCGCGGATGAATCCAGCGAGTCCGAAACACAAGAGATTGAGACCGAATCCGAGGAATCGGAACCCGTCGCCGAGACGATTGAATCGTCCGAGGCAGAAAGTAACAAACAGGAAGGTTGA
- a CDS encoding type II secretion system protein GspG, with protein sequence MTLTDRHCVARRPHRQRVTLARPLARRSASAARAGFTLLELLLVLSILVVIGGIVLVNITGAQAEANVNATMTQLNSLKSNIQMYQIRMNSLPETLEQLRDGPSDSAKKAKWVAPIITEIPMDAWGNALTYSVNGNTFEIRSGGIDGQVNTDDDIIVSG encoded by the coding sequence ATGACGCTCACTGATCGCCATTGTGTGGCTCGTCGACCTCATCGCCAACGCGTGACTCTGGCTCGCCCGCTCGCCCGCCGTTCGGCTTCCGCTGCTCGTGCCGGTTTCACCTTGTTGGAATTGCTGTTGGTGCTTTCGATCTTGGTCGTGATCGGCGGGATCGTGCTGGTGAACATCACCGGTGCCCAAGCCGAAGCGAATGTGAACGCGACGATGACCCAGCTCAACTCGCTGAAAAGCAACATCCAGATGTATCAAATCCGGATGAACTCGCTGCCGGAAACCTTGGAACAACTGCGCGATGGCCCCAGCGACTCGGCCAAAAAGGCCAAGTGGGTTGCTCCGATCATCACTGAAATCCCAATGGATGCATGGGGCAACGCTTTGACTTACAGCGTGAATGGAAACACGTTTGAGATCCGCAGCGGCGGAATCGACGGTCAAGTCAACACGGATGATGACATCATTGTGTCAGGCTGA
- a CDS encoding type II secretion system minor pseudopilin, whose product MSSLNESSLKMPAPKISLRKSSKLLECSGLRSAAKPGGLRNAPSRKSRRGFFLVLVLIVIAVATMAVYSFTDLMIAADETAYLTGDLVQARTTVDSGIEAVRLTLAQSASLREDAGGVFNNPNMFQGVPITDGTQGNPTSNFTVLAPGLTEMGTLGGIRYGLQNESARLNVNALVVLEENSDAINMLTGLSGGSVDAGGILGDTAGTDESDLSTENIAVTLLMTLPGMDVSIADAILDWIDEDTEPRENGCEDEYYTSLATPYAAANGPVQTVEELLLVRGVTPQLLFGADSNRNGVLDSDEQQRYAASIETPGVLGWASYLTVHGAEANKTMDGDFRVNINGDDLEVLYDELMTAIGDEVFASFIVAYRMAGKSSLVDSVASGASAEALAAQGIEAQDAADAGAESEGTVLPWSVEALAEFDLTAGAEVEFNQVLDLIDAKVTLQKDDETFTYTSPLIGEPTLLAEFLPFLMDQLTTQEGDVLPGRINLNECPAELLMGVPLVDVDTMTTILEARSQDSGGGTSDRNHETWPLTEGLVTVDQMRALLPLVTARGDVFRAQVIGFDSASGLAARGEAIIDASTPNPRVVHYRDLTHLGRGFDLSVLGGNIVVPNNN is encoded by the coding sequence ATGTCGTCGCTGAATGAGTCATCGCTGAAAATGCCAGCTCCGAAAATATCGTTGCGAAAGAGTTCGAAGCTTTTGGAATGTTCGGGCCTGAGGTCCGCTGCAAAGCCCGGCGGTCTCCGAAATGCCCCTTCCAGAAAGTCCCGCCGAGGCTTCTTTCTGGTTCTGGTCTTGATCGTGATCGCGGTTGCCACCATGGCGGTGTATTCGTTCACCGATTTGATGATCGCAGCGGACGAGACCGCTTACTTGACTGGCGATTTGGTCCAAGCCCGAACGACGGTCGATTCGGGCATCGAAGCGGTCCGTTTGACCTTGGCTCAGTCTGCTTCGCTGAGGGAGGACGCGGGCGGCGTGTTCAACAATCCCAACATGTTTCAAGGTGTTCCGATCACCGATGGAACGCAAGGCAACCCAACCAGCAACTTCACGGTGTTGGCTCCTGGGTTGACTGAGATGGGAACGCTCGGTGGCATTCGCTATGGATTGCAAAACGAATCGGCTCGATTGAACGTCAATGCGTTGGTGGTTCTGGAAGAGAACTCTGATGCGATCAACATGCTGACTGGTTTGTCGGGCGGCAGTGTCGACGCGGGCGGCATTCTGGGGGACACAGCCGGAACGGACGAGTCCGATCTGTCGACCGAGAACATCGCCGTGACCTTGTTGATGACTTTGCCTGGCATGGACGTGTCAATTGCCGATGCCATCTTGGACTGGATCGACGAAGACACAGAGCCTCGAGAAAATGGGTGCGAGGACGAGTACTACACCTCGCTGGCAACGCCATACGCGGCAGCGAATGGACCCGTGCAAACCGTCGAGGAATTGTTGCTGGTTCGTGGCGTCACGCCGCAGTTGCTGTTTGGCGCTGACAGCAATCGCAATGGCGTTTTGGATTCCGACGAACAGCAACGCTATGCCGCCAGCATCGAGACCCCCGGTGTGCTGGGTTGGGCCAGTTACTTGACCGTTCATGGTGCCGAAGCAAACAAGACGATGGACGGGGACTTCCGAGTCAACATCAACGGCGACGATCTCGAAGTGCTTTACGACGAGCTGATGACCGCGATTGGCGACGAAGTTTTTGCGTCCTTCATCGTGGCCTATCGCATGGCTGGGAAGTCATCGCTCGTGGATTCGGTGGCCAGCGGCGCGAGTGCGGAAGCGTTGGCGGCGCAGGGAATCGAGGCGCAGGACGCGGCCGATGCGGGGGCGGAGTCGGAAGGGACCGTGTTGCCTTGGTCGGTGGAAGCTTTGGCTGAGTTTGATTTGACCGCAGGGGCGGAAGTGGAATTCAATCAAGTTCTGGATTTGATCGATGCCAAGGTCACGCTTCAGAAAGACGACGAAACGTTCACTTACACCTCCCCGTTGATCGGGGAGCCCACCTTGCTGGCTGAGTTCCTGCCGTTTTTGATGGATCAGTTGACGACCCAAGAGGGCGACGTTTTGCCCGGGCGAATCAATCTGAACGAGTGCCCGGCGGAGTTGCTGATGGGGGTTCCGTTGGTCGATGTCGACACGATGACCACGATTCTGGAAGCGCGATCTCAGGACAGTGGCGGGGGAACTTCTGATCGCAATCACGAAACTTGGCCGCTCACCGAGGGTTTAGTCACCGTGGATCAAATGCGAGCGCTGTTGCCTCTGGTCACCGCTCGCGGAGATGTCTTTCGGGCCCAAGTCATCGGCTTCGATTCTGCGAGCGGGCTGGCCGCACGGGGCGAGGCCATCATTGACGCATCCACGCCAAATCCTCGAGTGGTTCACTACCGGGACCTCACGCATCTGGGACGCGGGTTTGATCTGTCGGTCCTGGGCGGAAACATCGTGGTTCCGAACAACAACTGA
- the rbfA gene encoding 30S ribosome-binding factor RbfA gives MSSRRMLKAAEAIREVVANAIVTEVRDPRVRDVTVIGVEVSPDMREAKVKVSVMGDETQKNLSLRGLQNSAGFLQSKIANRMDTRYTPKLRFEVDRGQEHAMTVSEILARIQQEKEGAMDDRDQNDSGEDATPHSND, from the coding sequence TTGTCCAGTCGACGTATGCTCAAAGCTGCCGAAGCGATCCGCGAAGTGGTCGCCAATGCGATCGTGACCGAGGTCCGCGATCCTCGCGTTCGTGATGTCACGGTGATCGGAGTGGAGGTTTCACCAGACATGCGTGAAGCCAAGGTCAAGGTCAGCGTGATGGGGGATGAAACGCAGAAGAACCTGTCATTGCGAGGGCTGCAGAATTCCGCTGGATTCCTGCAAAGCAAAATCGCGAATCGGATGGACACCCGCTACACGCCCAAGTTGCGGTTCGAAGTCGACCGAGGTCAAGAACACGCGATGACGGTCAGTGAGATTCTTGCTCGGATTCAGCAAGAAAAGGAAGGCGCGATGGATGATCGTGACCAAAATGATTCTGGCGAAGACGCCACTCCCCACTCAAACGATTGA
- a CDS encoding prepilin-type N-terminal cleavage/methylation domain-containing protein, with amino-acid sequence MTHSSHAALRSRSAVSSHAAFTLLELLLAMAVFAAIAAVVIPTAGALLSDRRLVRGTDQLAAEMTRLRVRAMRDGRVMVLRPAEANFVDAEGANQSNAWIVSPLNSAADGIQAADQLGSQSSLLSGASQTLDATAVAPVQADARVIQMPEGVTITAVLTSPVGGQSSTEAATLLINAAESTTATVPGTNGEEVLTASSDFPPIYFYPTGQTSNARITLSHIEVGSGAVLLRGLTGDTSVEVSP; translated from the coding sequence ATGACGCACTCGTCTCACGCTGCTCTCCGTTCACGCTCTGCGGTCTCTTCCCACGCTGCCTTCACTCTGTTGGAACTGTTGTTGGCGATGGCTGTGTTCGCGGCCATTGCCGCCGTGGTCATCCCAACCGCCGGCGCGTTGCTGTCAGATCGTAGGTTGGTTCGCGGAACAGATCAGCTGGCCGCTGAAATGACGCGTTTGCGAGTGCGTGCGATGCGAGACGGGCGAGTGATGGTTTTGCGTCCGGCCGAGGCGAACTTTGTGGATGCGGAAGGGGCCAACCAATCCAATGCTTGGATCGTTTCGCCGTTGAATTCAGCCGCCGACGGAATCCAAGCGGCAGACCAATTGGGATCGCAGTCGTCATTGCTGTCGGGAGCCTCTCAGACACTGGACGCCACCGCGGTCGCGCCCGTGCAAGCGGACGCCCGAGTGATTCAAATGCCCGAAGGGGTCACGATCACGGCTGTGCTGACTTCCCCGGTCGGTGGGCAAAGCAGCACGGAAGCGGCGACGTTGTTGATCAACGCTGCCGAATCGACCACCGCCACCGTGCCGGGCACCAATGGCGAAGAGGTCCTGACCGCTTCTTCGGATTTTCCACCCATCTACTTCTATCCCACCGGTCAAACGAGCAACGCGAGAATCACGCTGAGTCACATCGAAGTTGGCTCGGGAGCGGTTCTGCTGCGTGGTTTGACTGGCGACACCAGTGTTGAGGTGTCACCGTGA
- a CDS encoding YebC/PmpR family DNA-binding transcriptional regulator: MAGHSKWANIQHRKGRVDAQRGKMWSKLSKAIIVSAKMGGGDPGTNIRLRKAIDDAKAVSMPKDNIERAIKRGTGELDGDAVEEILYEGYGPGGVAVMCLALTDNRNRTAPELRTLFGKYGGELGKTGCVSYLFERKGIFVFGEEADEEKVTELALENGADDVEVDDDGKIQVTCSPEAFSDLEVAFDEASMETEVSEVTQVASTNVDLDESSSGKVLALLEMLDDHDDIQTVSTNANFPEESVSE; the protein is encoded by the coding sequence ATGGCAGGTCACAGTAAATGGGCAAACATCCAGCATCGCAAAGGGCGTGTTGACGCCCAGCGGGGCAAGATGTGGAGTAAGCTCAGCAAGGCAATCATCGTCTCGGCCAAGATGGGCGGCGGGGATCCAGGGACAAACATCCGATTGCGAAAAGCAATCGATGACGCCAAAGCGGTGTCCATGCCGAAGGACAACATCGAACGCGCCATCAAGCGTGGTACCGGTGAGCTGGACGGTGATGCGGTCGAAGAAATTCTCTACGAGGGTTACGGACCGGGTGGAGTCGCGGTGATGTGCTTGGCATTGACCGACAACCGCAATCGGACGGCTCCCGAGTTGCGGACCCTGTTTGGAAAGTACGGCGGTGAACTCGGCAAAACCGGTTGCGTGTCGTACTTGTTCGAACGCAAAGGCATCTTCGTTTTTGGTGAGGAGGCGGACGAGGAAAAGGTCACCGAACTGGCGCTGGAAAACGGTGCGGACGACGTGGAAGTCGACGACGATGGCAAGATCCAAGTGACCTGCAGTCCCGAAGCGTTCAGTGATTTAGAAGTCGCTTTCGATGAAGCGAGCATGGAAACCGAAGTCAGTGAAGTGACTCAAGTCGCGTCGACCAACGTGGACCTCGATGAAAGCTCGTCCGGCAAGGTCCTGGCATTGCTGGAAATGCTCGACGATCACGACGACATCCAAACGGTCAGCACCAACGCCAATTTCCCGGAAGAATCGGTTTCGGAGTAA